A segment of the Lodderomyces beijingensis strain CBS 14171 genome assembly, chromosome: 1 genome:
tttttttccagacACAATTTTGCGACACGTAGTGAAGTGAACGAGTTCTGCCAGTTAGCTTTGGTGCACTCGCTTCAATAGTTTTATTTTGGAGcaggtcacgtgaccaaCAAGATTTTCCCAAAGTCTATCACTCTATTATCTAAAAACAGTATCTCTATGTAAAATACGACAACCATTTCAGCAACACTTCCTTGAAGCTCCTCCTGTTGTACTCATTTCCACCATCCCAGATATATCGGTCCATCTCTGTTCTTCCTGAATCGAAATCCAATCTGTCCAAGCTAGGAGTAGTCGTTCCCTTGATGAGTCTATAGCCAACGTAGAGCGCAGCAAAGGTCATGAGCGGGCCATAgctggcaaaaaaaaacatggtGTCCCATTCGTCTTTTAAAAACACCACAAAGCCCATCGCAAGCATGATAATCGCCGTCAGCACCATGCCAAAGATGGCAGTATAGGGCTGTAGCGGCGACTTGAACGGGTAAAACTTGTCGTCTCTGCCCATGATATCTGGTCTGCGTTTCAAGCCGTAGTAGAAGCGTATGAAGGTCAAACACATGGCAAACCATACAAAGATCCCCGACGAAGCAATGACACTGGTCAAGTTCTGAAACACATTCGTGGCCGACTGCGACACGCACGTATAAGAGAGAAATCCAAACGAGCTTGCAAGCAACACAGCATTATACGGTATCCCGTTGCGGCTGCAATAAGTTAAGAACTTGggcacttttttttgcaacgcAAGCGAGTAAATCGTTCGGGAACTGACATACAACTGGGCATTGCCACAACTCACCGcgaaaaacaccaaaaacaCGTTGGCTGCGGTGCTGAACTTGCAAGCCCCGGCACTTTGAAGAGCAACCACCCAGGGGCTTTGAGCACCGCTTCCGTATCCGGCAAAGACCATTGATTCCGCGTTGCAGTGGACACCACCTACTGCCTGGATAGCGACATTTGTAGCAAACTCATCCAGCTTGATGCCGGTCAACCCCAGCTGGTAGCGCAAAATACGAGGGTCGCCGGCGTAGATGTTCAACGACACCAAGAATGTAGACAAGCAGTAAAAAATGACGATTCTCCAAAACACTCGTCTCGTGGCCGAGGGCAATGCCTTGCGGGGATTCTTGGCCTCACATGCGGCAATGCAAACAATCTCAGTGCCGCTGTAGGCATAGcacaccaccaaaaccgCGGTAAGGAGCGACAAAAACCGCCCAAGGTTCCCGCCTATCCCCTGCGAAGGCGGGCTAGTTCCACTATCGTGCAAATTAAAAGACGCTCGAAAGGGCCCAAATATGATGTTTGACTCAAAATCGGACTTCAGATAATCCCAATATCGGAACCCTAAAACGGGACCACCGAACCCGCCTCGGTTCAACACGATCATtgcaatcatcatcaccactgCCCACAAAAGCTTGATGAGGCTTGAGAGGTACTCAATCTCGCCATAAACTCTCACATCGATCAAGTTGCTTACAATGATAGAAGTGAGAAACAACGTGACAAACCCAGTTGCAGACCCTCTGCTAACTGCGGTTTTCAATTCTGAAAAATACGACAACATGATTACCCCTGCTACAACTTCTCCTGCAACCCCCTAAAAaataccaaaaaaaaaaaagattgtctGTTAGTATatttgtaaaaaaaaaaatgaaactgACAACTGAAAACTGTTAAAGTACAACACTTTACGTACGAATGAGAAACTGAGCGAGTATAGGCACCCTGTTGCAAAGCCAAAGGCATCATCGACGAAGCGGCTGGATAGCCCAGATACTCCATCAACGACAGACACGAACGTGACCATCTCAGCAAAGGACAAGAGGGTCGCCAACACGACCAAGCCGACAAAGATGAAGGCAAGCAACGCTCCCAAGCCGCCTGCAATGTTGATGGCCTTGCCCGAGTTTAGAAACAAGCCAACGCCAATGGTTCCGCCAAGCGAGATCATTTGCAAGTGTCGCACGCTTAATCCTCGATGCAATCGCGCTGCTTCACTTTCCTTGCCACCACCGGTGCTGCTTGACATGGGGAAATAGAGCCCGCTGAGGTCGCTTTGTACCACGTGCTCGTGCTCGTGCTCGTGTAGTTTATTCTTTGTATCTCTCTTTGGGTGCTGCTTTACCCAGTTTTTCTTTCGGATTTCAGCGGTTGAAGCCTCGTTCCCCGCGTAAAAACGGCCAGCTAGATCCTGTTCATTCACGAGCAACAAAGTGTTATTGTCGGGCACATTGAGTTTTCGCATTGAAACTCGTCGCAGGATTCTGTCATTCAACGCGGTTTCTTTCACAAATCTATCAAAGTCATGTAGCTTGGACAACTCAAAGACGGACGACTCGCTCGAGTTTAACGTCTGCAAAGGTATATCTCCATCGGTTTTCATCAAGTCAATGATGCCATGGGCTGATTTCTCTCGTTTCGTTTGCTTCACAGTCCTTTCATACATCCGGacaaacttgaacttgcctTGCTCGCTGGCGTCGGCGCCGACGTTGACGTCATCAGCCATGTTGTTAATGATACTCGAGTCTAAGCTAACGTCGTCTTCACTCGCTTGAACTGATTCTAAAGTCTGCAGCAGTAGCTCAGACAAGTCGACTTCTTCTAAATCTATATGATGAGATGTATTTTTCTTGAATGTGTTTCTTAACTCGTTTATTGaatcttctgcttcttgttcttgctctttttcttcatctccttcttcgtcgtcgttatCGGAGTCATCCGCTTGCTTTTTGAGCCCATGGCCGTGGTTTAAACTGGGGAATAGTCCATTGTGTTGAATGGACGACTCATCATCGGAGTGGTCCGATGCCGCCATGGTTTTCTATTGCTCTGTTTCAACGAGTGATTGGTCGAGCTAGTCTGTTTGAGGAGTAGCGTGcagtgttgttgttgtttgttctTGGTTGTTATCTATTTGCAAGGGAGTGGATAACCTGAATAGTCGGTTATGGTGGCTGTAGCGGCTATCAAtcaactaaaaaaaaatgatgcTCggaaagagagacagagagataGGGGGAACAGGCTTCCTTCTTCTAGTTTCATCACAAgtgccatcgccatcgcctcACTCCAATGTAAGCTTCGAtttccatcatcatctttcGATTATCTTTAAACAAAGTTCATGGttcaatcaacaagattgaaacacgaaagaaaaaaaacattgcTTAAAAATATGGAAAAAGATATTCGCGTCAGAAGCCTGGTATGAAGTATAGTGGCAACGACACCGTGCAGATTGATTTTGAGCAAGCCCAATTGAAACCAAATCCACCAATTTGTCCAAAAATAAGTAAATATTGTAACATATTTTCAATAAGTCATCATTGATGACGTTTCAGCTGTTACACTGAAAAGAACAGATACTACACTGGATCTAAGCCAAATGGCAAAGAGATTTGGTTTTCAGAGTAAGGGAGACCAGGGGAATGGCTAGTATTTATAGTAAATCAGGGTAGTGCACCGTGGCACAGAAAAAACACATAACAAGCGGAGAAGCCACTTCATCAAATACTAAAATTTTTCacgcaatttttttttccatcttTCCAGTGTCTTTTTCACCCATCTCTTATTTCGTCAAATTCATCTCCATCATAATGGTATGTTCAGGAGCTTCCTAGCTggaacaacaacttccTCCTCGTGCACATATACACTAcaaaatataaaaaaaagagtgttTGTGCATCTTGGAGCGatgttttgttttccaaaagtcATTGCTTGATTTCTGTCAACTTTGATGCAATGTGCCATCGCTTCTTGATGCACAGGCTGAGTATCTTTTTTGATACTGTAGAGTATATGTGTCGAAagggttgtttttttttatcgtTAATGAAGAAACGCCTTTTGATACTAACTCAATGACACAGCCTTCCAAGAAAGTTGCTCCAGCTCCGTTTGCTACCAAAACTAAAGGTTCTACTGCTCCAAAAAACCCTTTGGTTGAGTCTAGTCCAAAGAACTTTGGTATTGGTCAGTCGATCCAACCAAAGAGAAACTTGTCGAGATTCGTCAAGTGGCCCGAATATGTCAGATTacaaagacaaaagaaGATTCTCTCGTTGAGGTTGAAGGTGCCACCAGCAATTGCCCAGTTCAACCAAACTTTGGACAAGAACACTGCTGCTCAAACTTTCaagcttttcaacaagtacagACCAGAAACCGCATctgaaaagaaggaaagattGACCAAGGAAGCCGCAGCTGTTGCTGAGGGTAAGTCTGCTAAGGATGCGTCACCTAAACCCGTTGTCGTCAAGTACGGTTTGAACCACGTTGTTtccttgattgaaaacagAAAGGCTAAATTGGTTTTGATTGCCAACGACGTCGACCCTATTGAATtggttgtctttttgcCAGCTTTATGTAAGAAGATGGGTGTCCCATACGCTATCGTCAAGGGTAAGGCCAGATTGGGAACTTTGGTCCACAAAAAGACCTCATCCGTTGCTGCTTTAACCGAAGTTTCATCCGCTGACGAATCAGAGTTATCTAAGTTGATTTCTACTATCGATGCAAACTACTTGCAGAAATACgaagagaacaagaaacactggggtggtggtgttaTGGGCTCAAAGGCTAAcgacaagattgccaaAAAGGCCAAGGCTATTGCCACAGCTGCTTGATTtccctttttcctttttacTTATTTACTTCGCATGTATAACTTTATTAATGTAATGATATTGTCTGTTTGGATTCGCCTAGTCCTTGTTCTGAGTGTCTCTGCATGAACCCATAACGAGATTAGCACGTGATTTGGCTCATAATGTGCGATGTTAGGGCTATAGCCATATCTATACCCGCCCCCTAGTATTGGTGTGTGGATGCGACTGCAGGAGGAGAGAGGCAACCAACATACAAAAAATTAATCAACTCCACCAGTTTGGAATTCTTCACttgtcatcatcagcaaAGTATAACCAAAAGTATGTGCAACAACGACGTCGATCAGCAGGGTGGCCTAGTGGAAGGGGATACGGCTCTCATTCATATATTATAGAAGCATTTGTGTCTGTTCAAAACCAGATTAACATGGAGTAGCTTAAGGAGGGGCGAAGACCCCATCACGGATTCAAACTTTCGTTCATAATCATGAAATGCTCTTGAGAGATGCCAAAACATTTGAGCTGTTCGAAAACCTGAGATGCCAAAAGGATTACGTTGAAATTATTTTGGCACCTGGGCCAATCAGGTAATCCCATAATGCAAAAATGTCCTTAAACACCAACGGCCCTTTTCTACTTAGCTTTGTTACTGCTGATCGACTACGATTCAAGAAACTCACAGGAGTACTAACTTTCTCAATTCTCTAGATGGCTAAAAGTAAGAACCACACAAACCACAACCAGACCAAAAAGGCTCACAAGAACGGTATCAAGAAGCCAAAGACCTACAAGTACCCTTCTTTGAAAGGTGTTGACTCAAAATTCAGAAGAAACCACAGATACGCTTTGCACGGTACCGCCAAGGCCTTGGCCAAAGCCAGATCTGAGTCTTCTTAATTTTTCGGTAACGAAGACGTCGTGATGAAATAAAGAGAacgaagaaaacaaaaatggGTGTTTATCAGGCGAGATTATAAATAAGATCCACCAGGTTTGATCACTTGAATTGAGATTCAATATACACTGTACATTACTAAGgagggtttttttctttacaaCTGTAGATCATTGAAGAGTGTCCACTTTGAAAACTGTCATTCTCTATTGCTTTTTTCTGCTCTAGTTCGAAGCAGCAGTGTTGATGACTTTTTCTCTGCTTTTTCTATGTTACACGCGTGTGATGGCATCGAAATACTCAGAGTATGATACCAATCTCGAATTCGCCCtatttgggggggggggggagctAGCTGCTTTAGATTGAATGGTGACTACATCAGCATATATAAAAACACATTGCACCTTCTGTGCCGCGTTAATCTGGATCATGGAGTATGCTTTCCCCCAAGTACGTTTCACACTTGGCTGTGCGTGGGTCAGTCGCAACATCAGTCGTACGCTAGCGTCGTGTCATTGTGACCCGCTGTGGGTGACATTTGACTGGTCTCAGCTCTTCTGGAAAGGGCCCGGCCAGATGATATCATCGCGGACGAgcctccccctcccccttccTGGCTGCTTCATTTATAATGGTCGAGTTTCCTTGTGCTAGTTGCTCACATCCACTTGTCAAAAAGCCTATTGATTATGACTAAAAGTCACTGTTTCCTCCAATCATTGTGCCTATTTATGCCGTAAATATCTGAGACTCAATGCTGTGTGGCACCTCTATATATCAGTCAGCATCAGAGAGCTTCCTGTCGCATCCCCTAATTACTccttaattttttttttttttttttggtacCCATTTGGAAGCACGCCAGTAGAGGCAATATGCGTTACATAGCTGTTACAGTTGACATGTATGGAAGCACGATAAAGTAAACAGCATCTCTAGTTTTTGTTCTCATTCTAATTTTAATGGGAAATTTACCAAGCAATAAACTTGGGaaggaaggggggggggggtggtAAGAGGATTGAATTGACTGCAAGTTCTACTCCCGATTCCTCTGCAAAGtaagagagagagtgtgtgagGAGGGAAGAAAGTGGCGGATTTCACTGCCGATAGGTGCCTCCAATCCCATCATGATGATAATGTTTGCACTGTAGTACATACAGAGACGAACAGCTTTCCTACGAGCTTGTTCAGCTTGAATGCgtcttttttcctcttggagttggagatcTAAGATCATGAGAAGTGGAGGTCTGGGatcttcaatttttctATGTAATCACTATccacaattttttttttttttttgcaacacaaTTCATTCTTCCATAATTCATAATTAACACTCCAATCAATACCAAAGATGGAGCAAAGTCAGAATAGGGTCTAtatcaagaacttggactaCCACACCACCGAGGAAGATTTGCTGAATTTGTTCAGCAAATATGAATTGTatgtctttgtcttttggaAAGCCATCCAAatggtttttgatttttcaaatgttttttgcagcagaaTCTGGTTACTCACTAACATTGACTCAAAaatttcttgttttgcaGGCTCAACGTCTTGGTCCCCAGCTACACCGTTCGTTTTAGCTACAGACACAAAAGAAAGCCCTTAGGTATCGCTTATGCTGacttcaagtccaaggaGCAAGCCGATCTCGTGATTGAAGAGCTCGACGGTGCTTTGGTCAACGGCAGGAAAATATCATTGCAACTCGCAACCCCTTATGCTCCCGAGGTCAAACAGTTTCCATTCTTTTGGAGatccaaaagaagaaccacTACTTCAAAACCGGGCCCTttgtttgaagatgaagaagccGTTACCAATGTCGAAGAAGTTGCCAACTCCAGTGCTGAGCCAGTTGTGACAACGGAACAGCCAAAGTCTCTTCTCATTCAGAAACCGCACGGCTCAGTCACCGAGGACTCTGTGCAACAGTTTTTCAAGGATTGCAAGCCCAGTAGAATCCTTATTCTCAAGCACAAAAAGTCGAGAATAAACCCGATACACCTTACAGGTTCATCGGTGAGTGTTTTAGCCTCGTTTGACTCCTCGGAGACGAAACTCGATGAtgtggttgcaaaattgcaATCTCAAAAATTGAATGGGAAATACGTCGAGCTCCAGCCAGTTAACCAAACTCAAGtcgaggagttggaaagGGCAGCCTTCAAGAGAACCACAGTGAAAACTATTACGGGATCTACCATCGATGCCAGGGGCGTTGTCACCGAAAACGGGTCCAGAAGAAACGCAGCAGAATATCCAGACCCCGAGGATTTGAGAACCGATGCTACCAACATCCACGATCTTTCTGAAAGCTCCAATTTCGACGAGCCAATCGTCTCTGCTGACACACCAGTTGCTACATAACCTGACCCTACCTCATACTCCCTCTTCCCTCTCTGTTCGTTCAAatcctttctttctttctttctttctttctttctttctttctttctttctttagcttttttttttagcgAAGTATGTATATTaaaacggaaaaaaaaaataaaagctCTTTCGCTTCCCGACAGTGCCATTAGTATTACCACTTGTTCATCACCGTATATTGTACAAAATTTATATGCTCTTAGTAAATCCTAGTTTAATCGGAAGTCTTTTGAGTACCACGCAACAAACCAGTTCTTCTAGCAGCAATTAAACCAGCTTTTTGACCAGAAACAGCACCTCTAGAAATAGTGGAGGCCTTACCAATGTGCTGATggttaccaccaccgtgaGGGTGATCAACTGGGTTCATAGCGACACCTCTGGTCTTTGGCCATGAGTTTCTCTTCACCTTGTATTTGTGGTAAGCTCTACCGGCCTTCAACAATGGTTTATCGATTctaccaccaccggcaacaacaccaatgaCACCTCTAGCGTCGGAGGAGATGATCTTCTTGGCACCTGAAGGCAATTTGACTCTTGTCTTGTTTTCATCTGGGTTGTGCCCAATGATGATCACGTAGTTACCGGAGGTTCTACCCAAGGCACCTCTGTCACcaattttttcctcaacgTTGGAGACAATGGTACCTTCTGGGCAGGCACCCAAGGGCAAAATGTTACCGACATTCAAGGAGGCCTTCTTACCAGCATAGATAAACTGACCGGTGTAGACACCTTCGTTGGCGATAAACGTTTCTTCTCTCAATTTGTATCTGTATGGGTCTCTGAATGCAACCTTGGCCAATGGAGCACCTCTACCTGGATCGTGGATGATTTGCTTGACGACACCACGGATGTATCCGTGGCGTTCGGCATAGTCCAAGGTTCTCAACTTGGCTGCACCTTTTCTCAATCTGGTGTGAGAAGTGAAAATGGAACCAGCACCTTTTCTTTGATTACGAATGACTCTACCtataagaaaaaaaaaatcgtggAGTTAGTAATTTGTCCGTGATATCTTTCCGTCACTCATCACTTTGATCGATTCCGTGGTTCATTTCAATATAAAAGCTGCGTTGGAATCAAAACTCGTCATCTTGGATATAAAGTCGTGAGACTGTGATGTCTATGAGTTGACTTTTCTCTTATTTTTGTTTCACTCTGATTCCTCCATGCTGTCTTCTCTTGCTAGAGCTGTTCAAGTGACATCTCGATATATTCGTCCCCCTTCTTCCCCTTCACAGCGGTGATGGGGGGGTTCCTTTGAACACATACCCATTGCTtagttgtggttgtggttggaCTGTAGTCAAACTGAAAGCTCTATCAAAATTTtggaactttttttttttcactatGGCCCTTCCCGCACCTAGTAGCTAATGCCTTTGCAGTGTGGTTTGTTAGTACGCTGTGGGAGGCAGAGCGAGAGCGAGAGAGACTAACAGAGAGAACGAGGGAAGTGAGTGCATCACGTGATATAAAAAGGATAACGCAAAGACCAGAGGCACGTGACATTAGGGCTATAACCACAACGAGAAGACGGAAAAATGCGGAAA
Coding sequences within it:
- a CDS encoding 60S ribosomal protein eL8, with translation MTQPSKKVAPAPFATKTKGSTAPKNPLVESSPKNFGIGQSIQPKRNLSRFVKWPEYVRLQRQKKILSLRLKVPPAIAQFNQTLDKNTAAQTFKLFNKYRPETASEKKERLTKEAAAVAEGKSAKDASPKPVVVKYGLNHVVSLIENRKAKLVLIANDVDPIELVVFLPALCKKMGVPYAIVKGKARLGTLVHKKTSSVAALTEVSSADESELSKLISTIDANYLQKYEENKKHWGGGVMGSKANDKIAKKAKAIATAA
- a CDS encoding 60S ribosomal protein eL29, translating into MCNNDVDQQGGLMAKSKNHTNHNQTKKAHKNGIKKPKTYKYPSLKGVDSKFRRNHRYALHGTAKALAKARSESS
- a CDS encoding 60S ribosomal protein uL2; the protein is MGRVIRNQRKGAGSIFTSHTRLRKGAAKLRTLDYAERHGYIRGVVKQIIHDPGRGAPLAKVAFRDPYRYKLREETFIANEGVYTGQFIYAGKKASLNVGNILPLGACPEGTIVSNVEEKIGDRGALGRTSGNYVIIIGHNPDENKTRVKLPSGAKKIISSDARGVIGVVAGGGRIDKPLLKAGRAYHKYKVKRNSWPKTRGVAMNPVDHPHGGGNHQHIGKASTISRGAVSGQKAGLIAARRTGLLRGTQKTSD